In candidate division KSB1 bacterium, the following proteins share a genomic window:
- a CDS encoding TonB-dependent receptor, which yields MNKPIICMVILAILLTGKLYAAHGVIKGRVVDSATGDPLPGTNVWIKGTNVGAASDLKGYYTIANVPPGEYTLRVSYIGYETQELPVMVKAGETVVKDISLVYGQVLRGETVVVTAQASGQYTAINQQLASNTIANIVSKARIQELPDVNAAESIGRLPGVSIQRSGGEATKIEIRGLSPKYNTVTINGVTVPATGGDDRSVDLSLISSSMLDGIEVRKANTPDMDADVIGGTVDLKLKEAGEELAINATAQGGYNRLQNYYGNYNFMGSVSNRFLDGKLGIIATVNADDYDRSADKFSGNYREIQVAGVTGIAVHDISLREDNVKRGRTGASLLLDYRIPFGKVTANSFYNRLKWNGLFRFNRMNVNDNRHYYDLEDRGGTTSIFTGAVGARQDFNWIRYDFSVARTASRAESPEDRTWTFVQENAAFKDVTNETRAKDVPAHATVDSNMTGLSDIYIYDTKRDENQTMVQLNIEVPFRLTKWLSGYLKTGGKLRWLDRTNDENQYGRNGLQYGSATGVSQPLATIIREMAKNYPEEWDWIKDSTLVRKYGLLPIARVLSNYTRSDFLNGEYPLGFVADIHTMNKITDVFSRTNEWKRYAIGSRGRDYDGVERYQAAFIMAEFNFGKRITLLPGVRWEKDYSKYHGQRYREVVINNIQQDPTDLDSLENVRKNQFWLPMVHLRLQPAEWLRIRLARTETLTRPDYIHYAPITSINSYQSYIRAANALLKPAKSTNYDASISVYQNYVGLFTVSGFYKSIDDLIFQVRLKLAEGVPVPVGLNIPTKWLEKASPEVDTYLNNPNPAHYKGVELDWQTHFWYLPSVFKGLVLNVNYTRIFSDMKKQLYFLRRGPIIPGTRPPRYSNILVDSTRTARMPDQPAHIANITIGYDYKGFSTRLSFLYQTDKVTFISTEPILDNFSGAYARWDLTIQQNLTRSLQLFANFINLNNRRDQHFRGYTLTDPTYIEYYGFTMDIGIRYRL from the coding sequence ATGAACAAGCCTATCATTTGCATGGTGATTTTGGCCATTTTGCTAACGGGCAAACTCTATGCTGCTCACGGGGTGATCAAAGGGAGGGTGGTGGACTCAGCGACTGGCGATCCGCTACCGGGAACCAATGTTTGGATCAAGGGGACGAACGTCGGCGCGGCAAGCGATCTGAAGGGCTATTATACGATCGCCAACGTCCCGCCTGGAGAATATACGTTGCGAGTGTCCTACATTGGTTATGAGACCCAGGAACTACCCGTGATGGTGAAAGCTGGCGAGACCGTCGTGAAAGATATCAGTTTGGTATACGGCCAAGTATTGCGCGGCGAGACGGTCGTTGTGACGGCTCAGGCTTCGGGGCAATACACTGCGATCAACCAACAATTGGCCTCCAATACTATCGCTAACATTGTGTCGAAGGCCCGAATTCAGGAACTTCCCGATGTCAACGCTGCCGAGTCGATCGGTCGTCTGCCGGGAGTTTCGATTCAACGCTCTGGAGGCGAGGCGACCAAAATTGAAATTCGGGGCTTATCGCCCAAATATAACACGGTCACGATCAACGGTGTCACGGTCCCAGCGACCGGCGGGGATGACCGCAGCGTTGACCTATCGCTGATCTCTTCCTCGATGCTCGATGGGATCGAGGTGAGAAAAGCCAACACGCCAGATATGGATGCGGATGTGATCGGTGGAACAGTGGATTTGAAACTGAAAGAGGCCGGGGAAGAATTGGCGATCAACGCGACGGCGCAAGGCGGCTACAATCGGCTCCAAAATTATTATGGCAATTACAACTTCATGGGAAGTGTCAGCAACCGATTTTTAGATGGCAAGCTCGGGATCATTGCCACGGTCAACGCGGATGATTACGATCGCAGCGCCGATAAGTTCTCTGGCAATTATCGAGAGATCCAGGTCGCCGGGGTAACCGGTATCGCCGTCCATGATATCTCGTTGCGAGAAGATAATGTCAAACGTGGCCGAACCGGGGCCAGTTTGTTATTGGATTATCGGATTCCGTTCGGCAAGGTAACGGCGAATTCGTTCTACAATCGGCTCAAATGGAACGGCCTGTTTCGGTTCAATCGGATGAATGTCAACGATAATCGGCATTATTACGATCTCGAGGATCGAGGGGGTACTACGTCGATTTTCACTGGAGCCGTGGGCGCCCGCCAGGATTTTAATTGGATCCGCTATGATTTCAGCGTCGCCAGAACCGCATCTCGAGCGGAAAGTCCAGAGGACCGCACCTGGACGTTCGTTCAAGAGAACGCTGCCTTCAAAGATGTGACCAATGAGACCCGAGCTAAAGATGTTCCTGCCCATGCCACTGTCGATTCCAATATGACCGGCCTGTCTGATATCTACATTTATGATACAAAGCGCGATGAGAATCAGACTATGGTGCAATTGAATATCGAAGTTCCATTTCGGCTGACCAAATGGTTAAGCGGCTATCTGAAAACCGGCGGCAAATTGCGCTGGCTGGATCGAACGAATGATGAAAATCAATATGGCCGCAATGGGCTTCAATATGGCAGCGCCACAGGTGTCAGCCAACCGCTTGCAACCATCATTCGAGAAATGGCCAAAAATTATCCAGAGGAATGGGATTGGATCAAAGACTCCACTTTGGTTCGAAAATATGGGCTGTTGCCCATTGCTCGAGTGCTCAGCAATTACACGAGATCTGATTTTTTGAATGGCGAATATCCCTTGGGATTCGTGGCCGATATTCACACCATGAATAAAATAACGGATGTATTCAGCCGTACCAATGAATGGAAGCGTTATGCCATCGGTTCTCGTGGCCGAGATTATGATGGGGTGGAGCGCTACCAGGCGGCATTTATTATGGCCGAATTCAATTTCGGCAAGCGCATCACCTTATTGCCTGGGGTACGTTGGGAGAAGGATTATTCGAAGTATCATGGTCAGCGCTATCGGGAGGTGGTAATCAACAACATCCAACAAGATCCAACAGATCTGGATTCTCTGGAAAACGTGCGAAAAAACCAATTTTGGCTGCCCATGGTTCATCTTCGGCTTCAGCCAGCGGAATGGTTGCGCATTCGCTTAGCCCGTACGGAGACGCTGACGCGGCCAGATTATATTCATTATGCGCCGATCACTTCGATCAACTCCTATCAAAGCTACATCCGTGCAGCCAATGCGCTCTTGAAACCTGCCAAATCTACCAATTATGATGCTTCCATTTCCGTTTATCAGAACTATGTGGGATTGTTTACCGTTTCTGGGTTCTACAAATCGATCGATGATCTGATCTTTCAGGTGAGATTAAAATTGGCAGAAGGCGTACCCGTTCCAGTCGGTTTGAATATTCCGACAAAATGGCTGGAGAAAGCCTCCCCTGAGGTAGATACGTACTTGAATAATCCCAATCCCGCTCATTACAAAGGTGTCGAGCTGGATTGGCAGACCCACTTTTGGTATTTGCCCTCGGTTTTCAAAGGCTTGGTGCTCAATGTGAACTACACGCGCATCTTTTCTGATATGAAGAAGCAGCTCTATTTTTTGCGCCGTGGGCCGATCATTCCGGGCACGCGACCGCCGCGCTATTCCAATATTTTAGTCGATAGCACCCGCACGGCGCGAATGCCCGACCAGCCCGCCCATATCGCCAATATCACCATTGGTTATGACTATAAAGGTTTCTCTACGCGGCTTTCATTTTTATATCAGACGGACAAGGTCACTTTCATCAGTACCGAGCCGATTCTTGATAACTTCTCTGGTGCTTATGCGCGCTGGGACCTCACAATTCAACAAAATCTGACTCGCAGTCTTCAGTTGTTCGCCAATTTCATCAATCTCAATAACCGGCGCGACCAGCATTTCCGTGGCTACACTTTGACCGATCCGACCTATATAGAATATTATGGTTTTACCATGGATATTGGAATTCGATATCGGCTATAA
- a CDS encoding DUF5060 domain-containing protein yields the protein MKSVILIFFWLCGISLSCLLAQPQFIDFIPFPPTVHQYQPQFSSVKIKAQLANPFDVNEFQVNLILKSPSGKKIVQPGFFDGYDNGLAIWRIRFTPSELGRYSYQLKLQANYHAKSTKSFSFKSIASGRNGFIRTNPNSDYTFQFDSGRLFRGFGENLCWADDYEYYFKKLNAIGCNFVRIWMCPWNLYLEWSDPGLGRYHLPNAVRLDSVLTLAERYHIYIMLCFDYHGVVQREEGYFKEKKWDENPYNQKNGGPCANEADFFNHPIAKRYYKNRLRYIVARYAFSPQILAWEFWNEVDLTAGRPEDVVAWHKEMAAYLRQIDPYDHLITTSFAHGEYDGIWEIPEIDFTQTHLYNRPNFAELIPAIIDRYRQTYGKPHVVGEFGSDYRGAQATRENDPDNVALHNGLWAGLFARTPISPLSWWWDELIDADDLYFHFQAITRFALNVATGAAPIERLELADIVIPKAAPANDSLLVFPAKGWQKIQSSHFEIREDGGISDRDQIPAYLFGSSKPDMKQPIDFKITYKANGKFTVHVDEVSDFGLLKIYLDGKLALEQPLPLGPGEGQWERSEWKPEINMFQGVYDKPYGIEVPAGLHTIRVDNDGRDWIKIKHFLFENTGLKAGERIKVVGVQQDSTFYLWLRHERYQWQFSKEKILDRVPETSMILTHPMLTSSGYRVEWWDPYRGKILAEQRIDADHSNVLKLNIPSFKNDIAGKIYVEHSK from the coding sequence ATGAAAAGCGTTATTCTTATCTTCTTTTGGCTATGTGGCATTAGCCTTTCCTGTTTACTTGCTCAACCCCAGTTTATTGATTTTATCCCGTTCCCACCAACAGTCCATCAATACCAACCGCAATTCAGCAGTGTGAAAATCAAAGCGCAGCTTGCTAATCCCTTTGACGTCAATGAGTTTCAAGTTAATTTAATTTTGAAGAGCCCCTCAGGAAAGAAGATCGTCCAGCCGGGATTCTTTGATGGGTACGATAATGGGCTGGCAATCTGGCGCATCCGGTTCACGCCAAGTGAGTTGGGGCGATATTCATACCAACTGAAATTGCAGGCGAATTATCACGCGAAATCCACTAAATCGTTTTCGTTTAAATCGATCGCTTCTGGCCGCAATGGCTTCATCAGAACAAATCCCAATTCCGATTACACTTTTCAATTCGATTCGGGTCGCTTATTCCGAGGTTTTGGGGAGAACCTCTGTTGGGCGGATGATTACGAATACTATTTCAAGAAGCTGAATGCCATCGGCTGCAATTTCGTCCGCATCTGGATGTGCCCATGGAACTTGTATCTGGAATGGTCAGATCCTGGATTGGGCCGATATCATCTGCCAAATGCAGTGCGATTGGATTCGGTTTTGACATTGGCGGAGCGATATCACATTTACATCATGCTCTGTTTCGATTATCATGGCGTAGTGCAGCGGGAGGAGGGATATTTCAAAGAGAAGAAATGGGACGAGAATCCCTATAATCAAAAAAATGGCGGACCATGTGCGAATGAAGCAGATTTTTTTAATCATCCGATTGCCAAGCGATATTACAAGAATCGATTGCGTTACATCGTTGCTCGATATGCGTTTAGTCCGCAAATCCTTGCTTGGGAGTTCTGGAACGAGGTGGATCTTACGGCTGGCCGACCTGAAGATGTCGTGGCCTGGCACAAGGAAATGGCTGCTTATTTACGTCAGATCGATCCGTATGACCATTTGATCACCACCAGTTTTGCGCATGGCGAATATGACGGCATCTGGGAAATTCCCGAAATCGATTTCACCCAGACGCATCTCTACAATCGCCCGAATTTCGCGGAGCTCATCCCTGCCATTATCGACCGGTATCGTCAAACCTACGGTAAGCCCCATGTGGTGGGTGAGTTCGGCAGCGATTATCGCGGTGCCCAGGCGACCCGTGAGAACGATCCCGATAATGTGGCTTTACATAACGGATTATGGGCCGGATTGTTTGCCCGGACTCCAATTTCACCTCTGAGCTGGTGGTGGGATGAATTGATTGATGCCGATGATCTATATTTCCATTTTCAGGCCATTACTCGTTTCGCTCTGAATGTGGCTACTGGGGCTGCGCCGATCGAGCGATTGGAGCTTGCCGACATCGTCATTCCCAAAGCAGCTCCTGCCAATGATAGTCTGCTGGTTTTTCCTGCAAAGGGCTGGCAGAAAATTCAATCCTCACATTTTGAAATTCGAGAAGATGGTGGCATTTCTGACCGCGATCAAATTCCAGCCTATCTATTTGGCAGTTCAAAACCAGACATGAAGCAGCCTATCGATTTCAAAATTACCTACAAAGCCAATGGGAAATTCACGGTCCATGTGGATGAGGTATCCGATTTTGGGCTGCTGAAAATCTATCTCGATGGCAAATTGGCCTTGGAACAGCCGCTACCATTGGGCCCAGGTGAAGGCCAATGGGAGCGCAGCGAGTGGAAGCCTGAAATCAATATGTTCCAGGGCGTGTACGATAAGCCGTATGGGATCGAGGTTCCAGCCGGGCTGCATACTATTCGGGTCGACAACGATGGTCGGGATTGGATCAAGATCAAGCATTTCCTATTTGAAAATACTGGATTGAAAGCAGGTGAAAGAATTAAAGTTGTTGGAGTTCAACAGGACTCAACTTTTTATCTCTGGCTGCGGCATGAACGGTATCAATGGCAATTTTCGAAAGAGAAGATATTGGATCGCGTGCCAGAAACGAGCATGATTTTGACCCATCCTATGCTCACTTCGAGCGGCTATCGGGTTGAATGGTGGGATCCTTATAGGGGCAAAATTTTGGCAGAGCAGCGAATTGACGCTGACCACTCAAATGTTCTGAAGCTAAATATTCCTTCATTCAAGAACGACATCGCAGGAAAAATTTACGTGGAACATTCAAAATGA
- a CDS encoding LacI family transcriptional regulator, which produces MMTIKEFAKLAQVSQSTVSKALNDRPDVSPETKSKIIELAKKYNFVPNAFGKGLKKQVTENIGVIFCREHQPLSGNPFYSRVLEGIEAELALKKFNLILQLIPEAEQNGLPKMVRQQQVDGLILVGIFKDQFVNNILRNDIPVVMVDPKFSVDDCCQILIDNEQGAYIATKYLIERGHRRIGFISGDLERMSFRQRLEGYKRALQDSGLEIDPALIQTGGLERGYEHVKRLLILNDRPTAIFAANDINAIHGYKAIQEFKLKIPEDISVIGFDDIDLAKYAMPSLTTIRVYKEELGSIGVRTLLDLIRGEIKTPIKTILPTKLIERDSVKKLAV; this is translated from the coding sequence ATGATGACCATCAAGGAATTTGCAAAACTTGCTCAAGTTTCGCAATCAACCGTCTCGAAAGCGCTGAACGATCGCCCCGATGTCAGCCCAGAAACGAAAAGCAAAATTATCGAACTGGCGAAAAAGTATAATTTCGTGCCTAATGCATTTGGCAAAGGTTTAAAGAAGCAGGTGACTGAGAATATCGGGGTGATATTTTGTCGTGAGCACCAGCCGCTGTCTGGCAACCCATTTTATTCAAGGGTATTGGAGGGGATTGAAGCGGAACTGGCGCTTAAAAAGTTCAACCTGATTTTGCAATTGATCCCAGAAGCTGAGCAAAATGGGCTGCCCAAAATGGTTCGGCAGCAACAGGTGGATGGGCTGATATTGGTTGGAATTTTCAAAGATCAATTCGTGAACAATATCTTGCGCAATGATATCCCTGTCGTTATGGTCGATCCGAAGTTCAGCGTGGATGATTGCTGTCAAATTTTAATTGATAATGAACAAGGGGCCTATATTGCCACCAAATATCTCATCGAGCGGGGTCATCGCCGGATCGGATTTATTTCGGGAGATCTGGAGCGCATGAGTTTTCGGCAACGGCTCGAAGGCTATAAGCGCGCGCTTCAGGATAGTGGATTGGAAATCGATCCTGCATTGATTCAAACCGGTGGTCTGGAACGAGGATATGAACATGTGAAGCGGCTGTTGATATTGAACGATCGACCGACTGCAATTTTTGCAGCAAATGACATTAATGCCATTCACGGATACAAAGCGATCCAGGAATTCAAATTGAAGATCCCCGAGGATATCAGCGTGATCGGATTTGATGATATTGATCTGGCAAAATATGCCATGCCGTCGTTGACTACGATCCGAGTATATAAAGAGGAGCTTGGTTCAATTGGCGTCAGGACGCTATTGGATCTAATCCGAGGGGAGATTAAAACGCCGATCAAGACGATATTGCCGACCAAATTGATCGAACGGGATTCGGTGAAAAAATTGGCTGTTTGA
- a CDS encoding glycoside hydrolase family 2 protein: MKKTIAFILLITAVKVASFSECFCSNRSHMKIELNDNWHFRQVGWEEWLPAQVPGTIHTDLLLNGRIGDPFYRTNERDQQWIDKVDWEYRTIFDLEKEMLQQENIQLIFDGLDTYVDVYLNGSKIHIADNMFRQWRVDCKSLLKRAGNELKLYFHSPVKVDLPKLAALGYQLPAVNDQSENGGLGDKKISVFARKAGYHYGWDWGPRFVTSGIWRPIHLLGWNKAQIDNIQIVQKGVTSELAEISAVFEIESTSDQEMLLSIQLKDHPQICVQRLVKLNQGMNRLSLDFRIDHPKLWWCNGLGEPHLYYLEAQLRRGHSVLDAQVVRFGVRTLKLIQQPDQWGKSFYFELNGVPVFAKGANYIPNDNFLPRVTRERYEQVVKAAAQANMNMLRVWGGGIYENDIFYDLCDQYGIMVWQDFMFACAIYPGDEEFLESVKAEAIDNVKRLRNHPCLALWCGNNEIDVAWSHDTPGGWGWKERFSEPLRRKLWNDYETIFHRLLPQVVAEYDPKTFYWPSSPLADWNQRASYESTSGDVHYWGVWHGREPFENFKIRIGRFMSEYGFQSFPEFKTIQSYAQPADWDLSSEVMMAHQRSGIGNQRIKEYMDLYYRNPKDFQSLLYVSQVLQAEAIKSAIEAHRSKAPFCMGSLYWQLNDCWPVASWSSIDYFGRWKALHYFARKAYQEILVVPTTENGKLQVKVVSDRLQPLQANLRMEIIRFDGEKLWETSQPMIVQYNSAQICFEANLDELLKGMDRRRIVLRAHVHTEDRLIAENLLYFLPPKELELPKASISIDVSETSDGYRIDLSTDALAKSIYLSIDEIDGLFSDNYFDLLPKQKATVFFYCGQKTADFGRKLKIMTLCDSY, translated from the coding sequence ATGAAAAAAACGATCGCTTTTATTTTGCTGATAACTGCTGTTAAGGTGGCGAGCTTCAGTGAATGCTTCTGCAGTAATCGCTCTCACATGAAAATTGAACTCAATGACAATTGGCACTTTCGTCAGGTTGGCTGGGAAGAGTGGCTTCCAGCCCAAGTCCCTGGGACGATTCATACCGATCTTTTGCTGAATGGAAGGATCGGCGATCCATTTTATCGAACCAATGAGCGCGACCAGCAATGGATCGATAAAGTTGATTGGGAATATCGAACTATTTTCGACCTCGAGAAGGAGATGCTGCAACAAGAAAACATCCAGCTAATCTTTGATGGGTTGGACACGTATGTCGACGTGTATTTGAATGGTTCAAAAATTCATATCGCGGATAACATGTTTCGGCAATGGCGTGTCGATTGCAAGTCGCTCCTCAAGCGAGCTGGAAACGAATTGAAACTCTATTTCCATTCACCGGTCAAAGTCGATCTGCCGAAGTTGGCAGCGCTGGGCTATCAACTTCCAGCGGTTAATGATCAATCAGAAAATGGTGGGTTAGGGGATAAAAAGATCAGCGTATTTGCCCGAAAGGCAGGTTATCACTATGGCTGGGATTGGGGGCCTCGATTTGTCACCTCCGGCATCTGGCGTCCGATTCATTTACTGGGATGGAACAAGGCTCAGATCGATAACATCCAGATCGTCCAGAAAGGTGTTACGAGCGAACTGGCTGAGATCTCTGCAGTATTTGAGATTGAATCTACCTCCGATCAAGAGATGTTGCTATCGATACAACTGAAAGATCATCCTCAGATTTGCGTCCAGCGTTTGGTCAAACTGAATCAAGGTATGAATCGCTTATCGTTAGATTTTCGGATTGATCACCCAAAGCTGTGGTGGTGCAATGGCCTGGGCGAACCGCATTTGTATTATTTGGAAGCGCAACTCCGCAGAGGTCACTCGGTACTCGATGCGCAAGTGGTGCGCTTTGGGGTGCGTACACTTAAGCTGATTCAGCAACCGGATCAGTGGGGAAAGAGCTTCTATTTTGAACTGAACGGAGTACCAGTATTCGCCAAAGGTGCCAATTATATCCCCAATGATAACTTTTTGCCGCGAGTCACGCGCGAACGTTACGAGCAGGTGGTCAAAGCTGCTGCCCAAGCCAATATGAATATGCTTCGCGTATGGGGCGGCGGTATCTATGAAAATGATATTTTTTATGATCTCTGTGATCAATATGGTATTATGGTATGGCAGGATTTCATGTTTGCGTGCGCCATATATCCTGGCGATGAGGAATTTTTGGAGAGCGTGAAAGCCGAGGCAATCGACAATGTCAAACGGCTGCGGAACCACCCCTGTTTGGCACTGTGGTGTGGCAACAATGAAATCGATGTGGCCTGGTCCCACGACACCCCAGGCGGCTGGGGCTGGAAGGAGCGCTTTTCTGAGCCGCTGAGAAGAAAGCTCTGGAATGACTATGAAACGATCTTTCATCGTCTCTTGCCGCAAGTAGTGGCAGAATATGATCCGAAGACGTTTTATTGGCCGTCTTCCCCGCTTGCTGATTGGAACCAGCGGGCATCCTATGAGAGCACCTCGGGCGATGTCCATTACTGGGGGGTCTGGCATGGTCGAGAACCATTCGAAAATTTCAAAATCAGAATCGGTCGGTTCATGAGCGAATATGGGTTTCAATCCTTCCCAGAATTCAAAACCATCCAAAGCTACGCTCAACCAGCAGATTGGGATCTCAGTTCCGAAGTGATGATGGCGCATCAGCGCAGCGGCATCGGCAATCAGCGGATCAAGGAGTATATGGATCTGTATTATCGCAATCCCAAAGATTTCCAATCGCTGCTTTATGTCAGTCAGGTACTGCAGGCCGAGGCCATCAAGTCAGCCATCGAAGCCCACCGCAGCAAGGCGCCATTTTGCATGGGCTCGCTCTATTGGCAACTGAATGATTGCTGGCCGGTGGCGTCGTGGTCCAGCATTGATTATTTCGGTCGCTGGAAGGCGTTGCACTATTTTGCCAGAAAGGCGTATCAGGAGATCCTTGTCGTCCCAACTACTGAGAATGGAAAACTCCAGGTTAAAGTTGTGAGCGATCGGCTTCAGCCCCTCCAAGCAAATTTGCGAATGGAAATCATTCGCTTCGATGGCGAAAAGCTCTGGGAAACGTCCCAGCCAATGATCGTGCAATATAACTCAGCCCAGATATGCTTTGAGGCGAACCTCGATGAGCTACTGAAAGGCATGGATCGCCGAAGGATCGTGCTGCGCGCTCATGTCCATACGGAGGATCGCCTAATAGCTGAAAACCTCCTTTACTTTCTTCCACCAAAGGAATTGGAATTGCCCAAGGCCAGTATCTCCATCGATGTTTCTGAGACATCCGATGGATATCGGATTGACCTTTCAACTGATGCACTCGCGAAAAGCATTTATCTTTCTATTGATGAGATCGATGGGCTTTTTTCAGATAATTATTTCGACCTTTTGCCGAAACAGAAAGCCACGGTCTTTTTTTATTGTGGGCAAAAAACAGCCGACTTTGGACGCAAATTAAAGATTATGACGCTTTGCGATAGCTATTGA
- the mgrA gene encoding L-glyceraldehyde 3-phosphate reductase translates to MNYIAPSDRYDRMIYRRCGRSGLKLPAISLGLWHNFGGVDVFEHGRTIIRQAFDAGITHFDLANNYGPPPGSAEENFGRILKMDFQSYRDEMIISTKAGYYMWPGPYGEWGSKKYLIASLEQSLRRLGLEYVDIFYSHRLDPETPLEETMEALYHVVRQGKALYVGISNYPPAETEEAAQILEQSGVHCLIHQPKYSMFERWIEHGLLGVLERRGIGCIAFSPLAQGLLTDRYLDGIPKDSRAAKPTGFLQLEEITEAKLSQIRALNELARRRGQSLAQMAIAWVLRDPRVTSALIGVSRLEQLQQNLAALNNLSFSSEELEQIEKILQT, encoded by the coding sequence ATGAATTATATCGCTCCAAGCGATCGTTATGATCGCATGATCTATCGGCGCTGTGGCCGAAGCGGCCTGAAGCTTCCAGCTATATCCTTGGGACTATGGCATAATTTTGGGGGAGTAGATGTTTTCGAGCATGGTCGAACCATCATCAGACAGGCATTCGATGCCGGGATCACGCATTTTGATCTGGCCAATAATTATGGTCCGCCGCCAGGTTCGGCTGAGGAAAATTTTGGTCGCATCCTGAAAATGGACTTCCAGAGCTATCGCGATGAGATGATCATATCGACAAAGGCCGGGTATTACATGTGGCCAGGACCTTATGGGGAGTGGGGATCGAAAAAATATCTGATTGCCAGTTTAGAGCAAAGCTTGAGACGGCTGGGTTTGGAATATGTGGACATCTTTTATTCCCATCGCTTGGATCCAGAAACTCCTTTGGAAGAAACTATGGAAGCCCTATATCATGTGGTGCGGCAGGGCAAGGCGCTCTATGTAGGAATTTCCAATTATCCTCCAGCCGAGACGGAAGAAGCTGCGCAAATTTTAGAACAGAGCGGCGTCCACTGTTTAATTCATCAGCCCAAATACTCTATGTTTGAGCGATGGATCGAGCATGGACTGTTGGGTGTATTGGAGCGACGAGGCATTGGCTGCATTGCCTTTTCGCCGCTGGCTCAAGGGCTATTGACCGATCGGTATTTGGATGGGATCCCGAAAGACTCTCGTGCTGCAAAACCGACTGGTTTTTTACAGCTGGAGGAAATTACAGAGGCAAAATTATCCCAAATTAGGGCGCTGAATGAACTGGCCAGACGCCGCGGCCAAAGTTTAGCCCAAATGGCGATAGCGTGGGTGTTGCGTGATCCGCGCGTGACCTCCGCCTTGATTGGAGTCAGCCGGCTAGAACAATTGCAACAGAATCTCGCAGCTCTGAATAACCTGAGCTTCTCATCAGAGGAACTTGAACAGATCGAGAAAATCTTGCAAACTTAG